ctATGCTGGTGCAGTGGATCCTCGGCTCCTCCTGGTGTACGACATTGTCCGGCCTCATGTGGCGAAGTATGCGGGCAGTTCCTGGAGGACGAAGGAATAGATACTACTAACAAGCCCCCATGCTCGCTTGACCTAAATCCAACAGAACTCCTCTGGGACGCTATGTTTCTGTCCATCCAACACCACCAGACTGCACCTCAGACTGTCCACAACCTCAGTGACATCCTGGTCTAGATCTGGGAGGAGATTCCACAGGACACCGTCCGCCATGTCAGGAACACGATGTTGTCAAGCATGCATACATGTATGTGGGGGCCACAGAAACTACTGAGTACCATTTTGAGCTGTTGCAATGAAAATACAGCAAAATGGACTAGCCTTCTGcatcattttttcactttgagTTTCAGGGTGTCTTTGAATCCAGCTCTTTGTAGGCTGATCAACACATTACCCAGTCTGTATCAGTATAGATATCCAGCATGATTTTTGTCccattgagatctgatgtgttttcacatgtttttacCTCTTGGAATTTGGATATTTTAATTGCGCACATTCAGTAAAACTCTCTATGTGCATGTGCAGAGTTGCGTCAGTGAAGCGCGCATttcagcatttttaatttctgccTGTCTGTAATACTGTACCCAGTCATGAAAGTCAAATCCCATTTTAACATAAATATCTTTGCAATACCGAAAATGGTGAGGGATATTCTTGGACAAAGAATGAGATTATGACTGGAATGAGTTGGCGGATGGCACATTTAAAATGGCATTCCATTTTAACTTATTCTTCGGAATATTATTTGAACACAGCAGACGGTGGAGGTCCTGGAAAGTGCTCCTCTAACACAGTAGAAAATTAGCAAATTGCCTTAAATCATGGCTGACCAGCTGACTTCCCACACACTGAATTAAATACATGAAGATTCAACACAAGTGCACTGAAAATAAATGAGCCCTTGtctgttgttctgtttttgcaTGGAAATTTTTTCCCTGACATCTATTTGAAAGGTTTTGTGCCACTTCTTAGAAATATGCTGTTAGGTATAAAAGCAGAAACTAAATCTGAGTTAGCAGCAGGGCTGACATGATGAGTGATGGGGTTATTCTAAAGATGTTCCATATCCACGGGATGCAGTTCCGAGATGCAATGATGACACAGGatcctctaaaaaaaaaacaaaaaattgcaCGACCCGGTGACAGCACATCTCGTAAGTCTTGGGTCCACACTGCTTCGAGATGTAACTTATATATGTAGTCATCCTTTAGCCATCTGTCAACGTCAGTGTATTTCCTTTTATTCCCCTGGGTGTTTTCAGTCACTAGAGTTCAGTGATTTGTTAATTATCGTATTGTCCAAAGACGACCAAGTGAAACCTCCTGACGTGACGCAAAATGATGTTGAAGCAGCTGCCCAAACTCGCAAAGGTCACCTTTGAAATTCTGTTGTAATGAATGCACTTGGTTGTGAAGGACTGATGTTCAGCGTGCACCACATGATATTTCgattaacataaaactgcaaTGCTGCCTCTTCCCAACGCCTCACACCGGTGATCATCGCAGTAGTTTATTAAAGCCAGCTGACATTACTGCGGTGACACATCCAGTGCAAAACTGCTTCACGGCTATTTGTTGTTGCAGGAATGGCCAATGTGTTAAAATGGTGACTTTCATGAGAATACTTGATTATTTTTTGTCATTGGTAAGAAGACTAATATCGCTTTCATTAACAAGTTTAATCCCGAGTTTGATGTAGATTGTTTACATAATCATCTTAGACAAAAAATGATAAGATGCTCACGTGCCGGCGGACTGTTTCCATTTTATCTTTACCTCTCCAGGTGTCCGACAGGTGTGACTATGTTTTCGTAAATGGAAAAGAGGTTAAGGGGAAGATAAAGATGACGGTAAACTTCACCTACAGCTACCTGAGTGCTCAGCTCGAACTGAATGTGTGGATGCCCCGGCTTCCTCTCCAGATTGAGGTGTCAGACACAGAGCTGAGCCAGATCAAAAGCTGGAGGGTACCCATCCTCACCTCAAAAAGGTAGGAAACCACTAACAACACAAAATCCCTTTGTTTGATTTCTACAGTAGGTGTGATTTCCAggggcattttgttttttattcatacaAATTTAAATCATATCTCTCCGAGGATTTAGAGGTTAGATTCCATTACGTAATGTACTGCAATAATTCAGTGTGATCCAATCAAATAAAGAGACAGACAGGGCTGAGTGATTGATATAGAGTTGAAAGCATGTACTGTTTGATAGGCCTGACCTGCCCGTATGTTTTTGTGCTCATGTCCCAGAACTGGCTGGAACAGTGATGAAGACGATCGGAAGGGGAAGGGCTGTATGCTGCAGTTTCAGCATGCCCTTGTGAGGGTGCTAACCCATTTCATGGCAGAGCAAGAAGACCCCCGGGATCCAAAGGCCTATTTCCTGGGGTCTGATTGGCAGGTGGATGTCACAAGGTTGGTTCGATACTTCATGAAGGTGGAGGACACTCGAGTGGCAAGGCTACAGGCAGGAAGAGTGCTGTCGGGGAAAGACTTTGGGACCACTGCCATCCAGGTAATAAACTGGAATACTCTTTGGATTAGTCTTGTGAGCCAGCTCTAACTTGCTGCCTTTTCACAGAGTAACTCTTTTTCTGAATTgaacagtttctgtctgaggcaaagagttaaaaatgagATCAAATCTGAAGCAGCCTAAAAAAATGACTTTACCTGATGTTGACAGGTGTTTTCTCCACTATCTGATGCCATCTTGGCTAAAACAACTATCAGAGTTGTGGATGACAAAGTGACCATCACAGAGCTGGGGGTTCAGCTGGTTACAGGGCTCTCCATGACATTACAGCTCAGTGCAGGAAGCAACAGGGCCATCTTGGCTGCCACAACCACACAGGAGGTGCTACAGAGTCCCAAACAGGTAACATcctttatcattttttaaatgtaaagatTTTAGATTCAAAGATAAAAGTACAGTCTTTTTACAATTCCTTTGTTCTCTTAGGAAGCTTTGGTCAGTGCCTGGATACAATTCAGTGATGGCAATCAGACACCTCTTGACATTTATGATCAATCCTTTTTCCGTGTGACGGTGACCTCTCTAGATCAGGGAGTGGTGTCGGTGCAGGGCACGCCACCAGCTGTGGTGGCAGAAGGAGAGGGCGAGGGAGTCTTGGTCAGAGTAGAGATGTCCATCTGTGAGGCCTGTCAGAAGTCCAAACGCAAAAGTACTTTTGCAGTAGGCAACGGCACCCTCAAGGTCAAATTTCAAGCGAACACTAAGCGATCAGATGGAATATTTGACAGCAGTACTGTTAGCAACAAGGAAACTGACTATGGGAACGATGGGGAAGAAGTGGAGCGTCAGAGGAAGCAGAGAAAGCCATCCCAGGATGCTTCACCACGCATGCCGAACTCAGACAGAGAAGAAAGTGCCATGCAGAAGATCACGACCACCATCAAATCTACAGAAAGAACCCTGATAACCAGCGGTAGCCTCGGAGGAGTGGGTAAGACCAGTAATTCAGGAAACCCTGGGAGTCCTACTACTGTGGCTAATGTCAGCCTAATGAGCAGCCCTGGTGAGAACAGCAAAGGATACGGGTCAGACAACATGATAGTGGAGGATATGAGCAGCATTAGCTTCACCAGCACGATGAAAGTTCCCAGGAATCTGGTAAACTCCAACAACTTCCCCACCAAGGTGGAGACCCCTGGGCAGGGGACGACAGAAATAGAAGTTGGTGGTGAAGACGTTTTGGCAAACAGGCCTCTAACAGACTTGGAGATTGGCATGTATGCTCTGTTGGGTGTCTTTTGCCTGGCCATCCTGGTTTTTCTGGTAAACTGTGTCTCATATGTTGTTAAGTTCAGGCACAAGAAACCGCCCTCTCACGGCCAGGAACCCACAGGCCACAGGCACGACTGGGTATGGCTGGGCACAGATGCTGAGCTGGTGATGAGCGTGCCGGGCAGCCCGGTCCAGCAAGACTCCCAAACTACAACCACTGTGATAGACATTGGGCCTGATAAGACTGGCTCTCTTTCCAGGAGGCCCAGTTGTCTGGCCTCTGTCACAGATTCTCCCCTCAGTTGCGTAGGCTCCCTCAGAGGCAAACCGATGCCCACAGAGTCCCTCCACTCGCCCACCAGCAAGAGAAAGAGAGTCCAGTTCACAACCTTCTCCACACTAGAGCGCCAGCATTCACCACATCTCCCACCCAGAGAGAACGGCCATGGCATCCATTGGGTTGGAAAGGAGGACAGCTGTGGGGAGGAACCTCAAGTGCCCATCACAGAGCCTGGGGACCAGTTATAATAGAGAACCTGATCAGACCTCACATGTACAGCAGATGTGGCTTTGATCACCTCAATGCCTTTGTCAACTCTGAAAACTGTCGAGAATTTATGATTTTGGAATTGCCCTCCTCTACATTTCATTACCTATCAAGGCCTTTTACATGTACATGTACtgtatattattgttaatattggAGAGTTAGATGTGTGTGATCGTGTTTGAGACGGCCAATTCAGACGGACTCCCTTTTCACACAAAGCCACCAAATATTAAAGCTGCATGTGGATATCTACTTCTAAATTGTTGCACTCACATGCTGATGCATACAGTACAAAGACACCCAGAGAAAGTGTCTCCAAATTGAAAATATATCCTATATCATTTGTAATACAGAGCATAATCTGACACTGATTTCACTAGACATATGGCTTTGATTAAAATAATAAGAACCAAAAGGGGTGTTTTCTATTATGCAACATAAAAGATGTATTTGTAATTTTAAGTTGGGTTAATTTTCAGTTgcttttttaacattaaaacgGACTGATCTTCAATATTGCCTATTAATTGATTTTCTATGTTAAGCACAAGCCACTTGAGTTGGTCATCTACTgcagttttttctttgcttaATTCAGAGATTAAGATTATCTCCATCTGCAGTACTTTACATTCGGAAACGTGGCTCTGTTTCGGGACCCCTCACAGATTTCTACGTGGATATGTGGACAGCATGAGGTGGGGAGAGCTGCATCGAGCacatcaggaagaagaaagACACACAGGAGCTGGGGTGAAGGTCGTTTGCAAAGCGACTTGAAGGTGTGCAGCAAGTGTGTGCAGGCTGAAGCAGCTTAAACAGTGCTTCCTATATGGGATTTGTCAATTGGATGTATAGAAGACCAGAACAGACAGCTGAAGTAGGCTAGCGCTGGGACTCACTGCCATGCTGGGATCGTGGACGAGCTCGTCTTTGTGGCCTGCCTGAACTAATGCAGTTCTTGATTTGACAGGTTTTTGCTACGGTGCTTACGCTGGTGCAGTACGATATCATAATCAACCTTTGTAACAGCAAACAAAAGGACTTTTGTGCCATTCTATCCTTTAAACAAAGTTATACTGGTTCATTCTCTTTGTGTAATCCAGTTATTTCagcataaaaaacagaaaggggTAGCATAACCTGGAAAAATCTTGGACTTCATTTGGAAAAGTCTGATAAAGAGAAACGTAATAATTTTTTAGATCAATAACCATTTAATATGCAGAATGAATAATCACAGTATCCATGCCTTTATCATAATTAAACCATAAATAAGAGTCCATCATAAATGTCATATGTCTTTGGTTTAAAGCACTCTTCGTCATAATTTTCAGTCAGGTAGTACAGATAAAACCGCATTGTTATGCAAACGAGCATAATTATACCTGTGCAACAAAGAGAGACTAGTGTCGCGCTCTTCTTCTCTCCTGCTGAAGCCCCTGAGAAAGTTTACAGATTGCAGTTTAATGTGCTCAGTGCAAAGTGTCCACCAGTCGCTGGTAagtttctctttcctgtttcaCGCCATGACGCTCTTCCACGTAGAGTTTTCCATTCCtcaccactctctctctcagctcgtGATCTGACAACAGCCTCTGAGATTGATGCACAAATTCCTGGCAAGGATAAAGGCAAAATTAGTCTCATTCACTGCCAAATGCCACTTGAAGCTTGCCAGTGAAGGTGCCTGgagatattttttaaagcataaacGATAATCCAAAGCACAAGAACAGAACTCAGATAGAGGCCTGTGCAGTGATTAGCAAATACTTCAAAAGTGTCTTTACATAGCCAAAGGATGGAGATATTTGTGGCTCCATATCTAAATATGGATGCCCAACAGACCCCCTTTTTCTATCCTAATAGCTGCCACCTCTCATTTGCTtatgtaaaaagagaaaaacaaacaaagtgatacagttagaaaaaaaagatactgTACAACCAGCCGTGTTGGGAACATGGCGAAGAAAAGAGAAGGATAAAAgagcaacagttaaaaaaaagggaGTAATAACACCATCACGTATTCATAGAAATGAGGTCCATCCACTCAGCATTCAGAATCCTAGTTTGCTCATCTGCTGGCCCAGCAGGCTGTCAGAAGCCTCCAACAAAATGAAGTCAAAGTGCCTTGAAGTGTTCTTGCAACATGACAGCCAACATTCACTGCTGCACTGAGCCAATGGGCACACAAAGTTTTAGCCACTGCCAGTCAGCAGGCCATTTTGCTTTACTTCACTTCAAGTGATGTGATTATGTCTGGAGAGGCTCTTGGTGGGAAACGGCTCTTCTGTATGGACATATGAGGGCTATAAATTCTCACAGCAAAAGGATTAAAGCTCAACTTATGAGAGGCGCGCTTATATTCACTTCACTCTTGGTGCAAATTACAGAGCCCGACAGGACAGGCCATTTTTCCTCTTTAAAGCTCGTGAGTGcttttgtgtttactttgctCGACACATTTCTTAATACCCACACTCCTCATGTAATTCCATCTTGAAGAACAAGAAATACTGTCAGTGGAAAGAATAAGGAAAGACTTTAGCGTGCGTGAAAAGTCCTGCACGGGAGGTACTGCAAAGGCGGCTCAAAGACTAGCACTCGCTGCCCGTCGGTCCTGGCCGAGGTCCTCGTTTATCCGGCCCAAGTTGCTGCAACCATCTGTGTGAGCTTCCTACCAGCAGCTCAGTGGAGCACACGTGCAGGGAGGAATTATCCCCACCATTACAACAACATCACGCTACAGCATGATCTTGACAATACAACGCTTAAGCCCTGCCAATTGGCCTTATCCTTTGTTATCTCCCATTGCATTAAACCTCATTGAATATCAGACTGAGCAGTTCTCATGGGGGATTACTTACTTTCCACCTTGCTGCTAATTGTTGCATCACTATGCGGTAGCATAGTATCTTTGTTCTTTCCCTAAAGGGTGCACTTCTTTTGATTCTAATCCAAGCACCTGaggaaacataaaataaaatataacacaagGAGGggccttttgttatattttaccTGCTCAGATTGGACTCGTGATAAAACCGTTACAAAGTTTACAAAATGATGTCAAAAGTTTCTGATTAAAACTGTGAGACTTGTTATTTTATCCAGTTATGCAAGGAGAGGACAGTTGTTCTCAGTCAGTGTGTCAGTACTACTTAATGCGGTTGTGTACTTTTCTGGTCAGCTGAGGTAAAAGGAGTCCCTGTAGCCCTGGCAACAGTTTATCCTCTCTGTAGTCCATAAACACAGTCATTATGTTTATGGACTACAGTGCTTAGCTTAACTACAGAGCTGGTCAGCCAATATATACCTGAGGAGAAGAATACAGAAGGCCGGTGACCTCATGCTGCACCACAGCTGCATTTCCTGGAATGTTTCTAGCCAGCACAGGTACCCCGAGATCCATGGCCTGGTGAAGACAGAAAGCATAAGTCAAAGGCTTCTTGTTTATCCTGTCATTGTTAAGAAGCAATCACTCGAGCATTTCGGATGGTGTACAGCGCCGCCACTCTGTGCTTCGGTTCACTTAAAGAATTAACAATCTGTGCAAGCTAATACCTTGTTAAGTGAAACATGCTAACAAACTAATAACACTTTAAGCCTACTGTGGATTGTCTTAATTGcctgtgtttaaaaaagatTAAGAGGATTTGCTCACTCAGGAATGGGAAGATTGGAGTCAAGCAATTAATTTGGGTAATTGTCCCAGAAGTGTCCAGATAGCATTGTagctgaacaacaaacagtgCAGAAGATTCACGTGgtttagattaaaaaacaaaagctcttCTGTAAGATGCCTTGATAAATCAAACTACCATTACCAAACTGTTATTCTTGCCAATGTCGGAACATCGTGCTGCCCTGCCGTCCAATTACCCACCATCCTCGAAGATGTTTACCTCCAAAATGGCTGCTGACATGCCCTCTGAAACAGAGCTGTTGACCACAGCGAAGCACCTTTTCATGGCAGCATGAAGCTCCTGTTGGCACCTCTCCTGGGCCAAGAACACCCCTGCTGTTCTGTAAAAGCAGTGGCAAAACTCAGTTCTGTGTGACTCAGGGCTCACAGAGGCGTGAATGATGCTGAACAGCAGTGACAAGCTCAGGCAAGGAAACACAGCTGCACTGTTTGTGACATGAACGGAGCATCCAGGTAAAGTCTTAAGCAGAGAGGGCAGCTTCCTGCCGCAAAGATCTCTGTTGTGGTGAGGCCCTGTGGCGAAAAACTGAAAGATCGGCGGAGACTTGAGTGTGGGAGGACAGATAATAAAAAGAGGACCTTGGCGCTCGGCTCTATTTTGCATTCTGTTCACATTATGTTACGATACATGTGAGCTGCGTTTGTTTTTCAATGCACCGCATGAAAGAAGCACAAAGGCAGGGAAGTCTGAAAAGATGGAACATCACGGCAATTAAACAGACAAAACTGACAGTTTGAACACAAAGAAAGCTGAAGGCCTACCTTTTAACAACCGTTTCTACTTCAGCAGAAAGAACGGGATCAATCTGAAAAACaagaggcaaaacaaaaatgaccGACACATGTGCAAcaaaatttctgtttttcttttttattaaggATACCTGCAATATCCTAATCACTGGGATATAAAATATTGAATGACACAATTAAGAACTTCTATCAGGAGAAAATCATTCTCAGGAAAATCCTGCATTTTCAGAGATTGGGGTCAGGGTGGGCAGGGTGGCCAATCTGATTAATTGCAATGTGGGATTTATGTGCATTAGCCTATCCACAGAAAAGTCAAAGCATAGCAATGTGGGTCAAAGATGCTACTAAGCAAGCTGCTACATTTTTctcgttttattttttatagctCACAAAATGCCTTcatcaaattattttttaagatgtagtaaaaaagaaatgcagttttGTATCCTGGAGCAATCTGGGATTCTGCAGGAATTATAACACGAGCAGGGGTCGGATCAAGATGATGAAGATACTGGCAAAAATACACGGTTTAAGCCCAACCGGCGCTGTCTTATAGTGAgcccccaaaaaaaccaaacaacaaagCTACGTCATACGGCGAAAGCTTCAGTGTTCCTCTTCATTCTAATAAATCTGGCATACCTTTACCAATGTTTGAGAGAGATATAATTAGATTTCATTTTTACTCTCAGCAAATAAATAAGGTGAAAGCCTGCTATCGTTACGGGAGATAACGTTCCCTTTTTGGAACTGTCCAGATTTATTTTACTCGGTAATTTAAAGGCCATTTACAGAGAAGTCAGATGTGTCATCGCTGACAAACTGACCTGAATTTTCCTCTTAATGACAGATGCTGCAAAGCCACAGCGCTTATTACTTGAATGAAGTAGCGATACTGATTTCTGTGATGTCACGACAGCCTGAGCGAGGGATGTCTCATTCCACCTCCTCTTTGCATTTTTAGATCTTTTTTCCTTCACTTCGTTTAATCTCTTCAACACTGTtccacaaaaaatatataatccTTAAATTAACACAGCTGAAATCTGGCTGTCACACGAAAACATTTTTAGTATAAAATTAATATCTTTCCATTTCTTGAACAAACATGCCTGTGATTCAGACGTGTCACGATGAATCACATGTTTCTGCTTCGACTGAACCGTTTcatcaaacagcagcagcagcaaagccTCGCAAAAAAAGCAAGAAGCAGCAGTAAGACGGTGCATACAAGCCCGTGGCCATGCCTAATTGAGTTGGTTCTGTGCAAAGCTAAAGCAGAACGTACCTTTTGCCTGAGACCACTGTTTGAAAGAAAGAACAGATGCTAAAGTACTGTACATTGATGCCGTATCAAAGCGAGTCGGGTGGGGGGGAGAAGAGAAGATGAAGacatgcaaacagaaaacaatgggtgagagaaaaacaaagaaccgAGGCTGCTGCTGTTCTCTGGGATATGACAAgaattttaacataaaactgcaacctgaattttttttaaaaagaaaaaaaaatcaacataaataaataaaaaaaactctaATTTGATTGTGTGACTGACTAGTTGATTGATGCACGAGGTTATTCACGACAGGGTTTGAGAGTTCAATTGCTATTTTCCACTTATTTATTTGCACTGTTTGACATGAAGACGCACAGCTTGTACCTGAGCACTTAATGTTTTCAGGGAgacacacagcacagaaacatgaTTACATGTGACAGGGCGGCAAAACCTGTAACTTGTGCTCCCCGTACACGTGCAGATACATATTATTAGGATTAAAATGAGTTTGCTCCACCCCCACACAGGTCATTAGTAAACGGCAAGTTGCTAATGTGAAGCAGGTAAtgccaaccccccccccaaaacaaaacaacaaaccaccACTACAGCTGACCCCTTCCCCAGTATTCAGAAGACATTTCCTTCCAGCACTGTCTGTTAATTCCAGCATAACAACTAAAGCCTGTATGTCTGCTCTATCCAATTAGAGGCTGCCTCAATTCCCGGGGGATGTTTCTAGGTAATTTCAGCAGTACACAGAGTGACAGTACAGAGGCACATggcagaaaagggaaaaaaaacaaaaacaaaagcatacacacaaagaaacaaagaaaacaaaactagtGCATAAGGACTGTTTACTTACCTTGGGTCCAATAATGACTAACACATTCAGCAGATTCTCACAATGCCACtctgaaaaacattaaatataactggtgttgaaaacaacaacactgcagtttgtttttgtgtgtgtttttttaaatgagcaagTTGTCAAAAGAAGTGAGGCTGTTCTTGCACAGATTCCCAAAAGCTTGTTTAATGCACGACACTCGTGGACAGTACGTGTTAATTCCAAGAACGTGCATGTGAAACTTGAACCGTGTAGCTCTCCTCAACATTAATATACAATGTTGACGCCCTCTAGTGATGTCTCATTACAATAACTGCGTGCTGTGAAAGTCACAGTATATATGGGGGATTTGAAAAAGAAACCACTCGTGTTAATTAGAGGCAAAATATTAGGTACCTAATAAGACATACAGGATATccatcaaagaaagaaaaaccataAAAACCATGAAGGCAAAATGAGAACGAGCTGCCCCGCTGCACTGTACAAACACTTTCAATTAGATGAAACTCAACGGTTGACATCTAATTGATTGGGACATGGCCTCTACAACAGCAGATACATTAAGAAAGGCATTAAGGTTAAGCTGGTTAATAGGGCCACCCCACTGTATTTACATGTGTCATCATAGTAAAATGTGACCACAGTGGCACCTCCTGCAGCGCAACTACCATAAAGATCATTTTAAGTACTTTGGTAGGGATCAGAAGATGAGATTCACAAAGGTTTTGATCGGGGGCACAGTATGCACCAATATACTTGGCTAATTCACCACTTGCAATATTCCTGTTGCTAACCAGTTTGCTCTTGTCTATCCAGTCTTGTGTTTCCCTGTCTGGATGATGGCCAGGTCACTGTTGTATTGATCCTGGATGTGAT
This region of Pelmatolapia mariae isolate MD_Pm_ZW linkage group LG12, Pm_UMD_F_2, whole genome shotgun sequence genomic DNA includes:
- the LOC134639479 gene encoding transmembrane protein 132D — its product is MSTHWQSWRILQIVFATITAVITQDLSSKELTDNKSPVPFPVFLPVSYEVKDADYLFLKEAGQDFMRNSSMQSHIQPFVILRASRQPAVNASYRTMSAEKLVPLDMVQSVKLFNAPEVFTFNWKIQAFVLTPRVFSSKPKVRVLFYVAGRDWNRGEGALDELPCVTVYAFWQTQEVRGSCAIGGERGTCMAELVPTPGWFAPGSEGTSRERQDPSAGNPVELYYQAQPKVRGKCNSVDGSRWGGSQQQAEFIPVTPMQRIGSVRLLQVPKGMATLSRLKLGNAIVIRTSSKPLKKTDIATFYILMASSAQLTNFTLRATVRKGVTFRTVTPSNSLLWDITLDLSADGAIAVICQRKAPIPGKRLESSLLEVLQMDFEVEELSSPLDSQVIIWKLELPSTSKNGVKTEGAMRIYTTQRDFVGLAPLVMDTEILNTAVLTGKKVVMPVRTVAVEEDGVVTDVSDYTDCSSTDEDVLKVSDRCDYVFVNGKEVKGKIKMTVNFTYSYLSAQLELNVWMPRLPLQIEVSDTELSQIKSWRVPILTSKRTGWNSDEDDRKGKGCMLQFQHALVRVLTHFMAEQEDPRDPKAYFLGSDWQVDVTRLVRYFMKVEDTRVARLQAGRVLSGKDFGTTAIQVFSPLSDAILAKTTIRVVDDKVTITELGVQLVTGLSMTLQLSAGSNRAILAATTTQEVLQSPKQEALVSAWIQFSDGNQTPLDIYDQSFFRVTVTSLDQGVVSVQGTPPAVVAEGEGEGVLVRVEMSICEACQKSKRKSTFAVGNGTLKVKFQANTKRSDGIFDSSTVSNKETDYGNDGEEVERQRKQRKPSQDASPRMPNSDREESAMQKITTTIKSTERTLITSGSLGGVGKTSNSGNPGSPTTVANVSLMSSPGENSKGYGSDNMIVEDMSSISFTSTMKVPRNLVNSNNFPTKVETPGQGTTEIEVGGEDVLANRPLTDLEIGMYALLGVFCLAILVFLVNCVSYVVKFRHKKPPSHGQEPTGHRHDWVWLGTDAELVMSVPGSPVQQDSQTTTTVIDIGPDKTGSLSRRPSCLASVTDSPLSCVGSLRGKPMPTESLHSPTSKRKRVQFTTFSTLERQHSPHLPPRENGHGIHWVGKEDSCGEEPQVPITEPGDQL